TTGTCGGTCATGATGCCTTTTGAAGTGGAAAGAATCGCAATACCAAGCCCATTCAGAACAGGTTTTATATCCTGACTCTTAGAATACATTCTACGGCTAGGCTTGCTAACTCGCTCAAGACCATATACGGCATGGGTTTGTTTTTCATCATATTTGAGATATAACCGGAGAATTCCCTGCTTGTCATCCTCAATAATTTTGTAATTCTTTATATAACCCTGCTCCTGCATGACCTTGGCAATTTCTATCTTCAGCTTGGAGCCCGGAACATCAACGCTTTTCAATTTGGCTTTCCCGGCGTTACGGATGCGGGTCAGCATGTCCGCAATTGGATCAGTC
Above is a genomic segment from Desulforegula conservatrix Mb1Pa containing:
- the rpsH gene encoding 30S ribosomal protein S8; translated protein: MAMTDPIADMLTRIRNAGKAKLKSVDVPGSKLKIEIAKVMQEQGYIKNYKIIEDDKQGILRLYLKYDEKQTHAVYGLERVSKPSRRMYSKSQDIKPVLNGLGIAILSTSKGIMTDKQARTQNVGGEVLCKIW